In Eremothecium gossypii ATCC 10895 chromosome II, complete sequence, the genomic window CTGGAGGTGCTgacgcagcagctggcgagCGGACAGGCGGCGGTGCAGGGCCAGGTGGCGGTGGGCGGCACGGAGCGGTTCCAGtacgacgaggaggagcaggagaTCAGCGACACGATCGAGGAGATCATCCAGACGCGGGTGCGGCCGGCGATTATGGACGACGGCGGGGACATCCAGTACCGCGGGTGGGACCCGGAGACGGGGCGGGTGTACCTGAAGCTGCAGGGCGCGTGCAAGTCGTGCTCGTCGAGCGAGGTGACGCTGAAGCACGGCATTGAGTCGATGCTGAAGCACTACGTGGAGGAGGTCAGCGGCGTGGAACAGGTGCTGGACGTGGAGGAGCAGGTTGCACTGCACGAGTTCGGCCGGCTGGAggagcggctgcgcgcgcgcacgAGTAAATAGTTACTTAAGATATACATTCGGAGCGGGCGAGCAGGCGCTCGATGCGCCGGGCCATGCGCAGGTCGATGTCCGTGacgccgccggcgtcgTGCGTGGTCAGCGCGATCGTGGCACGCGTGTGCGTCGTGGTGATGGTCGGGTGGTGGCCCCAGAGGTGCGCGCGCATGGCGACCTGTGTCAGGAGGCCCCACGTCGCCTCGAAGTCGGCGAGccgcagctcgcgctggAGGCTGGCGCCGACGAGGCGCCAgtgcggcagcgcggcgagGCCGGCCTGCAGCTCGGGCGGGCGGAGGAGGATGGGCAGCTGTTTGGCGATTTTGTTGTACATGGCCTGCTGATTAGAGCTCCAGCGGGGagcctgctgcgcgcgctcaACTTTCACCGCAGCGACAGGACGGCGACGGCCGCCACGGACAGAGCGAAGCCCAGAATGAGTTGCTGCCTGCTGATCCTCGACGAGGAGCTGCAATTGCTCACGGTGCGGCAGCTCCGGCCGCTGCCGGAGCTGCTGGGGCCGCTGCAATGGTTCATCAGCAGTCCGCGGAGGCTGCCAGTACTGAGCCATAGGGGCTACGACTACATCTACATCCAGCGGGATGGCCTCTACTTCCTGTCGCTGAGCTACGGTGTCGAGACGGTGGTGCCGATGACTGTGTTTGCATACCTGGGGCAGCTTTACCAGCTGTTTAAGAAGTACCTAGGGGAGAGGCTGAACCGGCAGCTGATCATGGACAACTTCCACCTGGTGTACGAGCTGATGGACGAGTCGATCGACATGGGGATCCCGCAGCTCACGGACCACAACATCATCCGGGACTACGTCAAGGTGCAGGTGGTGCGGCGCGCGGAGGACGGGGAGAAGCACGCAGGGAAACACAAGGCCAAGCGCGACAAGGCCGgcaaggaggaggaggaggcggaCCCGGGCGCCGCGGACGAGCACTTCATGAATAGCTACATCGCCAAGACGACGACGTCCGCGATCTCctggcggccgcgcggcaTATACTACAGCAAGAACGAGTTCTTCCTAGACGTGGTGGAGGAGCTCGAGTACCTGATGGACTTCGAGCGGGCGCAGGTGCGCCTCAACCAGGTCCACGGTGCGATCAACTGCCGCTCCTACCTGTCGGGCATGCCGCAGCTGACGGTCGGCCTCAACAAGATGGTGGCGCAGGACCGCGACTTCACGAGCCAGGTGCACTTCCACCAGTGCGTGGACCTGGAGCGCCTGGCCACCGACCGCCACATCACGTTCGTGCCGCCCGACGGCGAGTTCCAGCTGTGTCACTACAagctggcgcgcggcgccaACGAGCAGCCGCTCATCAAGCTCGAGGAGTGCCGCGCAGCCGTCAagccgcggcgccggccCGCGGACGCGGACCGCCTCGTGCTGACCGTGTCCATCTCGACCAACTTCAAGCTGCAGGACGCCACGTCCGTGCTCAAGGTGCGCGTGCCGCTCGCGCGCGTGTTCGAGCAGTGGAAGGTCGACCTCTCCTTCCCGCCGCGCTTCAAGTGCGACGCCGGCTGCGTGATGTTCAACATCACCGACGACTACCTGCTCTGGGACATCGGCAAGGCGAAGGGCAGCCACGGCGACCGCCGGTTCACCATGCAGTCGCAGTTCCACCTCTACGACGAGGCCTACTACtcgcggcgccgcgcccagcTCTCCACGTCCATGGACCCACTGCCCGCCCACCCGGGGCAGCAACTCGAGGCGCTCTACAACCAGACCCACGCCAGCGCGCCGACCCACGCCtccgcgctgctgcgcgtgGACTTCGAGGTACCCTACCACACAATCAGCGGGCTTAAGGTAGAGTTCCTAAAAATTCTCGAGCCACAGCTCCAGTACCAGTCCTTCCCATGGATACGCTACAAGTCCACCAACCACCAGCTCTGTGCTTTTCAGCTATAGAGCCAACGCCGCTATCAGGACACCACACATATCTATATAGCTGCGACCGCCTTCAACGACCTGTTCACTTTCTACAAGACAAACTGCGTGGCCCCTCCGATCCCCGCAGACATAGTCAAAATCTTCACTAACAACAGGGTTCAACATACTCCAAAAGGCATCAGAAGCATTACTACAGCCGCACAGATTGGTCAGTGCGTATTGTGGTCAGTGCTTGGCCGTATAAAAAAGTGATACACAACCGTGGGAGTATACAAAAGACCACATACGAGGCCATCAGTTCTTTCCCAATACCGCAACCAGCAGGCAACACGGCAAGACATAGTTCGCCGAAATAGACCGCAGCTATGAACCATACAAACACAGAGCCTGGCGAAGAACATGAGCTGATAGCCATCGAGGCGCTCAGCCGGCTGTGCAATGGTACGAATGGCGAGACCAGATTAGAGAAATCACATGGTGCGGAGCAAGGACAAGCTCAGCAACACCAAGACGACGGAGAGACGCTACTGTGCAGAATGCGACAGAACCCGATATTCACCAACGCTGTGAGTCTGTACGAGCAGACCAAATCACACCACCCGAACTTCAGGCGGCGAGCGGAGTTGGTAGAGCGGAGCGCGTCGACGATGGTGAGGCGCACCAGCGAGCTCTGGGCCCCGCGGGATGGGGCGAGCAAGCACCGACTGGAGGAGAGCTGCGAGACGGGGACGCCGCTGGACGACGAGGTGGGCCCGTCGCCGCGCGTGTCTAAGCGGCAGAAGATCAAGGAGAACCTGAAGGAGTATCGGCTGACGATGTCTATAGAGTCGAAGAAACAGCTGATTACCTGCCTGCACCTGCTGAAGCTCGCGAACCGGCAGCTGTCGTCGACGGTCGGGTCGCTGCAGGACCTGGTGCAGAAGGAGCGGGAGGACAGCGGGCCGCGCGAGcccgaggaggaggacggTGAGCAGTACTTTGACGCCTCGGAGACGATCGTGAGCGAGCGGTCCAAGGAGATCAAGATGGAGGTTGTGGGGA contains:
- the MCO14 gene encoding 4a-hydroxytetrahydrobiopterin dehydratase (Syntenic homolog of Saccharomyces cerevisiae YHL018W) — encoded protein: MYNKIAKQLPILLRPPELQAGLAALPHWRLVGASLQRELRLADFEATWGLLTQVAMRAHLWGHHPTITTTHTRATIALTTHDAGGVTDIDLRMARRIERLLARSECIS
- the OPI1 gene encoding transcriptional regulator OPI1 (Syntenic homolog of Saccharomyces cerevisiae YHL020C (OPI1)); translated protein: MNHTNTEPGEEHELIAIEALSRLCNGTNGETRLEKSHGAEQGQAQQHQDDGETLLCRMRQNPIFTNAVSLYEQTKSHHPNFRRRAELVERSASTMVRRTSELWAPRDGASKHRLEESCETGTPLDDEVGPSPRVSKRQKIKENLKEYRLTMSIESKKQLITCLHLLKLANRQLSSTVGSLQDLVQKEREDSGPREPEEEDGEQYFDASETIVSERSKEIKMEVVGTVKKVYSLISRFAGSSLPEPARSQVRETLLKMPTNWSLTVNSASRETPTNARLSANSKMLILAEESLDMVSNIIQVFDMTLGRAEEWVKHKQELKELIKSQYMEAQLKSKVKQQLEKEQSEQQRHELKRSSV
- the APM2 gene encoding Apm2p (Syntenic homolog of Saccharomyces cerevisiae YHL019C (APM2)) — protein: MSCCLLILDEELQLLTVRQLRPLPELLGPLQWFISSPRRLPVLSHRGYDYIYIQRDGLYFLSLSYGVETVVPMTVFAYLGQLYQLFKKYLGERLNRQLIMDNFHLVYELMDESIDMGIPQLTDHNIIRDYVKVQVVRRAEDGEKHAGKHKAKRDKAGKEEEEADPGAADEHFMNSYIAKTTTSAISWRPRGIYYSKNEFFLDVVEELEYLMDFERAQVRLNQVHGAINCRSYLSGMPQLTVGLNKMVAQDRDFTSQVHFHQCVDLERLATDRHITFVPPDGEFQLCHYKLARGANEQPLIKLEECRAAVKPRRRPADADRLVLTVSISTNFKLQDATSVLKVRVPLARVFEQWKVDLSFPPRFKCDAGCVMFNITDDYLLWDIGKAKGSHGDRRFTMQSQFHLYDEAYYSRRRAQLSTSMDPLPAHPGQQLEALYNQTHASAPTHASALLRVDFEVPYHTISGLKVEFLKILEPQLQYQSFPWIRYKSTNHQLCAFQL
- the NFU1 gene encoding Nfu1p (Syntenic homolog of Saccharomyces cerevisiae YKL040C (NFU1)); the encoded protein is MRSQMLALGRAARCVARRGLHIKTLTTPNENALKYVSTDGELLQERGAPSVEIRNFDMELIRQAPLAEKLFAQVPGVEAVMIGDDFVTVSKDAELGWAQVTPRVLEVLTQQLASGQAAVQGQVAVGGTERFQYDEEEQEISDTIEEIIQTRVRPAIMDDGGDIQYRGWDPETGRVYLKLQGACKSCSSSEVTLKHGIESMLKHYVEEVSGVEQVLDVEEQVALHEFGRLEERLRARTSK